One part of the Vicia villosa cultivar HV-30 ecotype Madison, WI linkage group LG6, Vvil1.0, whole genome shotgun sequence genome encodes these proteins:
- the LOC131613447 gene encoding uncharacterized protein LOC131613447, with protein MLAVEADDWWLETRQRLEVAGEEITWVVFRREFLRKYCPEDVRGKKEIEFLELKQGNMSETEYAAKFTELAKFYPYYEGAGAVFSKCIKFENGLRSEIKKDVGYQNIRVFVDLVDSCRIYEEDSKAHYKIMSERRGKQHQNRGKPYNPPADKGKHNAVDAKKPSGGGASTSVQCYRCGVIGHRANECPSVEKKCYKCGKTGHLLADCKSNTVTCYNCGEEGHISTNCQKPKKAKFGGKVFALTGSETNQQG; from the coding sequence ATGCTGGCAGTCGAAGcagatgattggtggctagagactcgCCAGAGATTGGAAGTTGCTGGTGAAGAGATTACTTGGGTTGTGTTCCGCAgagagtttttgaggaagtattgtCCTGAAGATGTTCGTGGTAAGAAGGAGATTGAGTTCCTTGAGCTGAAACAGGGGAATATGTCAGAGAcagagtatgctgcaaagttcactgagttggctaagttttacccGTACTATGAAGGAGCAGGTGCTGTAttttcaaagtgcatcaagtttgagaatggattGCGCTCTGAGATCAAGAAAGATGTTGGGTACCAAAATATTCGTGTCTTTGTTGATTTGGTTGATAGTTGTCGGATCTATGAGGAGGATAGTAAGGCTCACTACAAGATCATGAGTGAGAGAAGAGGTAAGCAACATCAGAACCGTGGGAAGCCTTACAACCCCCCAGCTGATAAGGGAAAGCATAACGCAGTTGATgccaagaagccaagtgggggaggagcttctaccTCGGTCCAATGCTATAGGTGTGGTGTGATTGGTCATCGTGCCAATGAGTGTCCTAGTGTTGAAAAGAAATGTTACAAGTGTGGAAAAACGGGACATCTCCTGGCTGACTGTAAGAGTAATaccgtgacttgctacaactgtggggAGGAAGGCCATATTAGCACTAATTGTCAAAAACCTAAGAAGGCTAAGTTCGGAGGAAAAGTCTTTGCTTTGACT